In the genome of Chryseobacterium sp. G0186, the window GCATAAACTAGCTCATAAAGCGAAAAATCTTCATTAAATACATTTTCATTAATCTGTTCTAATATACTTTTAATCCTAATTAATGATTGATAAAGAGGATCTTCCGTATCTCCTTTTTTTAGAAATGAAATGAAAATATCTAGGGCTTCATTTTTATTAAGAGTAACACTGATATCACTCATAATTATTTTATTTTCAAATAATTGAATGATATAATTATATACACTTTCTTCTCCCTCGTGATCTATATTTTCAAAAATAAAGTCTCTGAAGTCCTCATAACGAAAGTTTCTAGTCCCGAAGTTGGAAAGAACCATTTCAATCAGATCATCTCTGTCAACAGAAGATATATTATAGCTAACATTTCCTGAAGTAATGATTGTTTCAATGTATCGATACTGATCTCCTACTTCATAAATGGTATCATTTAATCTTAATACCGATTTTCTAATGATATCTTCTTTGTTTATTTTTCTCAAAAATGCATACAAAATCACAGTATCAAGATAAGTATACCTACTTTGTTCTGCTTTTTCATCCGTATTTATTCCATGTGACGAAAAAAGACCAAAAGGAACTGCACTACTGAATGATCTGATGTAATATTTTAAGATAGAGAAAGCTAGACCTTCGTTGAGTGTATTATTTTTTACAGCCTTTTCCCACTCGGAATAAAGTTCTTGAGATGCAATATAAACCCCTTCTCTGAATTTTGTATTGTTATAAAGCTCCCGAACAAATGCTATCAGGCCTTCTGTAGAATCCGGAATATTCTTTATGGATTTTTGCTCAAAAATGGGTCTTCTTACTATAGTGTGATCGAATATTTTTGTTGTTTCCATAATTCTAGTTCTTGTGATAGGTTATTTAAATTCTGAATCTTTTCATCGTTATTTTTTTCAATATCATATATGACAAAATCGTCTACATAGTATTGATCCTTATAATCCATTAAAAGATCTTTCAGGTGAGGAATTGTAGTTTCTAGGATCTGCATATTATTATATTTTATTTTTTGTGTTGGTCCGTTTTTTATTATTTTTACTCCTAGTGCTAAAACCACTTCAGGATTATAATGATATCTGTTATAGAATTTTTCTTTATAAGCATTAAGCTTTTCTACTTCAGTATCTCTTCCATATAAATCTTTTCCATGAATAAATGATCTGCAATAGTTCATTTCAGCATTAATTGCATTATCAAAATGATTATAAGAAGATGACAGATAAAACAATCTAGGAGGTCTTCCATAAAGTGGAGGAGTAATAATTTGGTGATTCTGATACAAGCTTTCTTCATTATGAATAAGCTCATTAATCTCGTCTACTCTTTGATTGAATAATGTTTCATGCTCAGCATCTGCAGGAATATTTAAAAAAGTTTTTTGAGTATCAGTCAATTTACTGATTATATGCCCTTTAGAAACTCCGTAATCGACTCTGTCATCAAATAAATTATTCAATAATTTATATTGTGATACTTTCTCATATGAGGAATAAAAATTGGTAATAGATCCTGCTGATCCTATCCTCATACGTTCTGTAGAACCTGCAATTGCCATAAGCAATAATTCCGGAGAGGTATAGCAATAATCGCTATTAAAATGATGTTCTG includes:
- a CDS encoding LLM class flavin-dependent oxidoreductase; the encoded protein is MGNIKLSILELGERDKIDSLQNITSVIEYAQKAEELGFHRFWLAEHHFNSDYCYTSPELLLMAIAGSTERMRIGSAGSITNFYSSYEKVSQYKLLNNLFDDRVDYGVSKGHIISKLTDTQKTFLNIPADAEHETLFNQRVDEINELIHNEESLYQNHQIITPPLYGRPPRLFYLSSSYNHFDNAINAEMNYCRSFIHGKDLYGRDTEVEKLNAYKEKFYNRYHYNPEVVLALGVKIIKNGPTQKIKYNNMQILETTIPHLKDLLMDYKDQYYVDDFVIYDIEKNNDEKIQNLNNLSQELELWKQQKYSITL